The Psychrobium sp. MM17-31 genome window below encodes:
- a CDS encoding SPOR domain-containing protein, with translation MSDQIKNRVVGAIVLFALAIIFLPKIFDGEKQSQRQAFVTIPDKPTHQQPDVSKIQLDKPPAAKKETIEPKQTESEVIVTEKTAAATAASEKPIQEKLSQQKTGSAKAEQVNDAAKQSTVVTSSAKKIQTKPAIKAEGWVIRMGSFGNPNNVNALVKKLRKQGFTAYSVPAVPRSGVTNKVYVGPELSKKKLRAMQPKLKKAFKEAGVIEKYNPIQ, from the coding sequence GTGAGTGATCAAATTAAAAATCGCGTAGTAGGGGCAATTGTACTATTTGCGCTGGCGATTATTTTCTTACCAAAAATATTTGACGGAGAGAAGCAATCGCAACGTCAAGCGTTTGTGACTATTCCTGATAAACCAACGCATCAACAGCCGGATGTGAGTAAGATTCAATTGGATAAGCCGCCAGCGGCCAAGAAAGAAACAATTGAGCCTAAGCAAACTGAAAGCGAAGTTATTGTCACTGAGAAAACCGCTGCAGCAACAGCTGCTTCTGAAAAGCCGATTCAAGAAAAGCTTAGTCAACAAAAGACTGGATCAGCGAAAGCCGAGCAAGTGAATGACGCGGCTAAACAGTCAACCGTTGTGACATCTTCAGCTAAGAAGATTCAGACTAAACCTGCGATCAAAGCTGAAGGGTGGGTAATTCGTATGGGAAGCTTTGGTAATCCTAACAACGTAAACGCGCTAGTTAAAAAGCTACGAAAGCAAGGATTTACCGCCTACAGTGTACCAGCAGTGCCGCGCTCTGGCGTCACTAATAAAGTTTACGTTGGTCCTGAGCTTAGTAAAAAGAAACTACGAGCGATGCAGCCTAAGTTGAAAAAAGCCTTTAAAGAGGCAGGCGTCATCGAAAAATATAATCCAATCCAATAG
- the folC gene encoding bifunctional tetrahydrofolate synthase/dihydrofolate synthase: MNQSFNTNSQSLSDWLSYLESIHPQEIEMGLDRVREVANRMNLLNDLNNVILVGGTNGKGSTCAYLEQLILASGHTTGVFSSPHIIRYNERVRINHQELADDAHIEAFRAIELARGDIALTYFEVNTLTALFLMKQANVDYVILEVGLGGRLDSTNIVDADLAIITSIDLDHQSWLGNTREMVAYEKAGIFRTNQKVICGEPNPPQPMVEKAKELTCDIAYKGKDFSFDAFEQHWQFKGKSHSYCNLAYTKLPMTNAATALAAFEALGLQLPDSKIEEIIANTSLNGRLQQIGSEPAIYLDVAHNPEAGRYLAAWIARQNAAKVHVVCAMLGDKDSASTLEVIKPFAHQWYVAGLDCERGASSDQLFASLGVEDAQKFETVNEALNAAKAVANTDDLILVFGSFFTVAAVLEQY, from the coding sequence ATGAATCAAAGCTTTAATACCAACAGCCAATCCCTCAGCGATTGGCTGTCTTATTTAGAATCCATCCATCCCCAAGAAATCGAAATGGGACTAGATCGCGTACGCGAAGTCGCCAATCGAATGAATCTTCTTAACGATCTCAATAACGTTATCCTCGTTGGCGGCACCAACGGTAAAGGTTCAACCTGTGCTTATTTAGAGCAACTTATCTTAGCCAGTGGCCACACAACAGGTGTATTTAGTTCACCGCATATTATTCGTTATAACGAGCGAGTTCGCATTAACCATCAAGAGTTAGCAGACGACGCACACATTGAGGCGTTTCGCGCGATTGAGTTAGCGCGTGGTGATATTGCGTTAACTTATTTTGAAGTGAACACCCTAACGGCACTGTTCTTAATGAAACAGGCGAACGTTGATTATGTGATTTTAGAAGTTGGATTGGGTGGCCGCTTAGATTCCACGAATATCGTTGATGCTGATTTAGCCATTATTACTTCAATCGATTTAGATCATCAAAGTTGGCTCGGTAATACCCGTGAAATGGTTGCGTACGAGAAAGCTGGCATTTTTAGAACCAATCAAAAGGTCATTTGTGGTGAACCAAACCCGCCTCAGCCTATGGTGGAAAAGGCGAAAGAATTAACTTGTGACATTGCTTACAAGGGTAAAGATTTTAGCTTCGACGCATTCGAACAGCATTGGCAGTTCAAAGGTAAAAGTCACAGCTATTGTAACTTAGCGTATACCAAGCTACCCATGACCAATGCAGCGACTGCTTTGGCGGCATTTGAAGCGCTTGGATTACAGTTACCTGATAGCAAGATCGAAGAGATTATTGCCAATACCAGTCTCAATGGCCGTTTACAGCAGATTGGTAGTGAACCCGCTATCTATCTTGATGTTGCCCATAATCCGGAAGCAGGGCGCTACCTTGCAGCTTGGATAGCGCGCCAAAACGCAGCTAAGGTACATGTGGTTTGTGCGATGCTCGGTGATAAAGACAGTGCTTCAACCCTTGAGGTAATTAAGCCCTTTGCCCACCAATGGTACGTTGCTGGCCTCGATTGCGAGCGCGGTGCAAGTAGCGATCAGTTGTTCGCGTCATTAGGTGTGGAAGACGCGCAAAAGTTCGAAACAGTTAATGAAGCATTGAACGCGGCAAAAGCAGTGGCTAACACAGATGATTTGATCCTAGTCTTTGGCTCGTTCTTTACTGTAGCTGCCGTGTTAGAGCAATATTAA